The Flaviramulus sp. BrNp1-15 genome has a window encoding:
- a CDS encoding mevalonate kinase, with product MKGPLFYSKILLFGEYGIIKDSKGLSIPYNFYNGALKMDENPSESAIKSNESLKRFVSYLENINPDLVTFYINALKEDVNKGMYFDSSIPQGYGVGSSGALVAAIYDKYAQDKITVLENLTREKLLKLKDIFSEMESFFHGKSSGLDPLNSYLSIPILINSKDNIEATGIPAQQEKGKGAVFLIDSGIVGETAPMVSIFMENMKQEGFRNMLKTQFIKHTDACVEDFLTGNIKSLFKNTKQLSKIVLNHFKPMIPQQFHELWKKGIETNEYYLKLCGSGGGGYILGFTKDIEKAKQSLSDYKLEVVYNF from the coding sequence ATGAAAGGACCTCTGTTTTATTCTAAAATATTACTCTTCGGAGAGTATGGAATCATTAAAGATTCTAAAGGTTTATCAATTCCTTATAATTTTTATAATGGCGCTTTAAAAATGGATGAAAATCCATCGGAAAGTGCTATTAAATCAAACGAAAGTTTAAAACGATTTGTTAGCTATTTAGAAAATATAAATCCAGATTTAGTAACTTTTTATATTAATGCTTTAAAGGAAGATGTAAACAAAGGTATGTATTTCGATTCCTCTATTCCACAAGGCTATGGTGTGGGAAGCAGCGGTGCTTTAGTTGCTGCGATTTATGACAAATATGCACAAGATAAAATTACTGTTTTAGAAAATTTAACTCGAGAAAAGCTTTTGAAATTAAAAGACATTTTCTCTGAAATGGAATCTTTTTTCCATGGTAAATCTTCTGGTTTAGATCCTTTAAACAGTTATTTAAGTATTCCAATTCTTATCAACTCAAAAGATAATATTGAAGCAACAGGTATTCCTGCTCAACAAGAAAAAGGTAAAGGAGCCGTTTTTTTAATAGACAGCGGTATTGTTGGTGAAACTGCTCCAATGGTAAGTATTTTTATGGAAAACATGAAACAAGAAGGTTTCCGTAATATGCTTAAAACACAGTTTATAAAACACACAGATGCTTGTGTTGAAGATTTTTTAACTGGTAATATAAAATCGTTGTTTAAGAACACTAAACAACTTTCAAAGATTGTATTGAATCACTTCAAGCCCATGATTCCACAGCAGTTTCATGAGCTATGGAAAAAAGGAATTGAAACCAACGAATATTACTTAAAGTTGTGTGGTTCTGGCGGTGGCGGTTATATTCTTGGGTTTACAAAAGATATTGAAAAAGCAAAACAATCGCTTTCAGATTACAAATTAGAAGTTGTTTATAATTTCTAA
- a CDS encoding geranylgeranylglycerol-phosphate geranylgeranyltransferase: MLSRRQKHILLKFFSMFSVVRGYNILIIVIAQYLASVYIMAHDKPVKEVVFDVNLLLLVLASAATIAAGYIINNFYDSEKDLINKPIKSRLDRLVSQNTKLSFYFVLNFVAAVMASYVSFKAVIFFSIYIFGIWFYSHKLKKLPFIGNLTSAILTITPFFAIFMYYKNFETVIFVHAVFLFLLMSMRELTKDLENIKGDLAQDYKTIPIVYGEKASKIMLTVLSFLTLIPTYLLLYRFEIGYMYLYFYFCIVLLLIFLLLLWKSKTKTHYLILHNILKFIIVAGVFCIVLINVNVVLNRI, translated from the coding sequence ATGCTTTCAAGACGACAGAAACACATTCTACTTAAGTTTTTTAGCATGTTTTCTGTAGTTAGAGGTTACAATATTTTAATTATTGTAATCGCTCAATATTTGGCATCAGTTTACATTATGGCTCATGATAAGCCAGTAAAAGAAGTTGTTTTTGATGTTAATTTATTACTATTAGTATTAGCATCCGCAGCAACAATTGCTGCTGGATACATTATCAATAATTTTTACGATTCAGAAAAAGATCTAATTAATAAACCTATTAAATCAAGATTAGATAGGTTGGTAAGTCAAAATACAAAGTTGTCATTTTATTTTGTGCTAAATTTTGTAGCTGCTGTTATGGCAAGTTATGTGTCTTTTAAAGCTGTAATTTTCTTTTCAATATACATTTTTGGTATTTGGTTTTACTCACACAAATTAAAAAAACTACCATTTATAGGTAATTTAACTTCTGCAATTTTAACCATTACACCTTTTTTCGCCATTTTTATGTATTACAAAAATTTTGAAACCGTAATTTTTGTACATGCCGTTTTCTTGTTTTTATTGATGTCTATGCGAGAGCTTACTAAAGATCTAGAGAATATAAAAGGCGATTTAGCTCAAGATTATAAAACTATTCCTATTGTATATGGTGAAAAAGCTTCGAAAATAATGCTAACAGTGTTGTCGTTTTTAACACTTATCCCTACTTATTTGCTTCTATACCGTTTTGAAATAGGTTACATGTATTTGTACTTTTATTTCTGCATTGTTTTATTGTTAATTTTTCTATTATTGCTTTGGAAATCTAAAACAAAAACGCACTATTTAATACTTCACAATATTTTAAAGTTTATTATAGTTGCTGGTGTTTTTTGCATTGTGTTAATTAACGTGAATGTTGTTTTAAATCGTATTTAA
- a CDS encoding pseudouridine synthase, which translates to MNRHQGSKGKGKTSGRGSGNTRHTSYARGNAPIKKTNPTPKKSGNPDEIRLNKYVANSGMCSRREADVHIATGLVSVNGKVITEMGYKVKPGDEVRYDGARINPEKKAYVLLNKPKGFATTTSEGKGRTVMDLVANATNSKIKPIGRLGRNSKGLLLFTNDDAIADKFTNSKKGIARLFHIELSNNLKLEDLKKIQNGFKVEGKLITVEEISYIDGASKKEVGLKIKNTGNTIIRTIFDYFKYDIVSIDCVAIGHLTKKDIPRGSWKHLTEQELNTLKML; encoded by the coding sequence ATGAACAGACATCAAGGGAGTAAGGGAAAAGGAAAAACATCAGGGCGTGGTAGCGGAAACACACGTCATACTAGTTATGCAAGGGGAAATGCACCTATTAAGAAAACAAATCCAACACCTAAAAAATCTGGTAATCCTGATGAAATTAGGTTAAATAAGTATGTTGCAAATTCTGGAATGTGCTCACGTCGTGAAGCCGATGTGCATATTGCTACAGGATTAGTTTCTGTAAATGGTAAAGTAATTACCGAAATGGGTTATAAAGTAAAACCTGGAGATGAAGTACGTTACGATGGTGCACGTATAAACCCAGAGAAAAAGGCTTATGTTTTACTTAATAAACCAAAAGGATTCGCTACAACTACAAGTGAAGGTAAAGGTAGAACAGTTATGGATTTAGTAGCCAATGCTACAAATTCCAAAATAAAACCAATAGGTCGATTAGGTAGAAACTCTAAAGGTTTATTGCTTTTTACTAATGATGATGCTATTGCAGATAAGTTTACAAATTCAAAAAAAGGTATTGCGCGTTTATTTCATATTGAGTTGAGTAATAATTTAAAGCTTGAAGATTTAAAAAAGATTCAAAACGGATTTAAAGTAGAAGGGAAGCTTATTACAGTAGAAGAAATCAGTTATATAGACGGTGCTTCAAAAAAGGAAGTAGGACTTAAAATTAAGAACACAGGAAACACTATAATTAGAACTATTTTTGATTATTTTAAATACGATATTGTAAGTATAGATTGCGTTGCTATTGGACACTTAACCAAAAAAGATATTCCACGTGGTAGCTGGAAACATTTAACAGAGCAAGAGTTGAATACTTTAAAGATGCTTTAG